Proteins encoded by one window of Vidua chalybeata isolate OUT-0048 chromosome 8, bVidCha1 merged haplotype, whole genome shotgun sequence:
- the RNLS gene encoding renalase isoform X2 gives MARVLVVGAGLTGAASAALLRGAPRAQVSVWDKARGAGGRMSTTRADRGSADLGAQFVTCEPELAGPRLSFYEELVTHGILKPLTAPVEGMVVREGSRNYVAPQGISSVVKYYLEQSGADVSYEQQVTHISLRDGRWEVSRKAGPPEQFDVVILTMPVPQILQLQGDIVNRKPESYPGLQLLWSRVVICSLSKAEEIPHGSHRSSSHIPASEFLPLPVQYGLYFSMKTKAFVLLSHPPEQQTATEELTRSVSTSSFHFVLLPCTRFCLFFGVALGFFLVCFGFFGPWCSRHVFSELCCGGSVVAGVTLTVTRLQVLPPAPTAALGKGEVAQLSQHLPRG, from the exons ATGGCGCGGGTGCTGGTGGTGGGCGCGGGGCTGACGGGCGCGGCGAGCGCGGCGCTGCTGCGCGGGGCCCCGCGGGCACAGGTGTCCGTGTGGGACAAGGCGCGGGGCGCAG GGGGCCGCATGAGCACCACCCGCGCCGACCGCGGCAGCGCCGACCTGGGCGCGCAGTTCGTCACCTGCGAGCCGGAGCTGGCGGGGCCGCGGCTCAG CTTCTACGAGGAGCTTGTCACTCACGGCATCCTGAAGCCACTGACCGCTCCCGTGGAAGGAATGGTGGTGAGAGAAGGCTCCCGCAATTACGTGGCACCCCAGGGCATCTCCTCGGTTGTCAAGTACTATTTAGAACAGTCAG GTGCAGACGTGTCCTATGAGCAGCAGGTGACTCACATCTCCCTGCGGGATGGGAGGTGGGAAGTCTCCAGGAAAGCTGGGCCCCCGGAACAGTTTGATGTGGTAATTCTCACCATGCCTGTCCCCCAGATTCTCCAGCTGCAAGGTGACATTGTGAACA GAAAACCAGAGTCTTACCCTGGCCTACAGCTGCTGTGGAGCAGGGTGGTGATCTGCAGCCTCTCTAAAGCCGAGGAAATTCCCCACGGAAGCCACAGGAGCTCCAGTCACATTCCAGCCAGTGAATTTTTGCCGCTTCCTGTGCAATATGGACTCTATTTCTCCATGAAGACAAAAGCCTTTGTTCTGCTGAGTCACCCTCCAGAGCAGCAGACAGCTACAGAGGAGTTGACACGCTCTGTTTCTACTTCCAGTTTTCACTTTGTACTTCTCCCCTGTACCCgcttctgccttttctttggTGTtgcactgggtttttttttggtttgttttgggttttttgggcCGTGGTGCAGCAGGCACGTAttttctgagctgtgctgtggtggcTCTGTGGTTGCAGGGGTCACACTGACTGTCACACGCCTGCAGGTTCTGCCTCCTGCACCTACAGCTGCCttgggaaagggagaagtggctcAGCTTTCACAGCATCTCCCAAGGGGATGA
- the LOC128791150 gene encoding lipase member K-like: MNISEIISFWGYPSEEYDVVTEDGYILQLNRIPHGRGNAGCQGVRPVALLQHGLLAEGSSWLTNLANSSLGFILADAGYDVWIGNSRGNTWSRRHQVLTTTQDEFWAFSFDEMAKYDLPAMISFIEQKTGQKQLYYIGHSQGTTIGFIAFSTMPQLAQKIKVFFALSPVTTVIFSRSPFRKLSFFSDSGLKELFGTREFLPHTALGELVLSRFCVCSKVCKHILATIFGFNWKNTNMSRFDVYMGHTPAGSSVQNIIHWLQGVHGGALRAFDGGHVYNSLHYRQAGAPFYDVQHMEVPTAIWNAGQDCLADPRDTALLLPQVKNLVHHKLIPHWNHMDFVLGLDATEVLYREILDIMKKHP; this comes from the exons ATGAACATT AGTGAAATTATCTCGTTCTGGGGGTACCCCAGCGAGGAGTATGATGTGGTGACAGAAGATGGCTACATCCTTCAGCTGAACAGAATTCCCCACGGGAGAGGAAATGCCGGATGCCAAG GTGTGAGACCCGTGGCACTTCTGCAGCATGGTCTCCttgcagaaggcagcagctggCTCACCAACTTGGCCAACAGCAGCCTGGGCTTCATCCTGGCAGATGCTGGCTACGATGTCTGGATAGGAAACAGCAGAGGGAACACCTGGTCCAGGAGACACCAGGTGCTGACTACCACACAGGATGAATTCTGGGCTTTCAG cttcGATGAGATGGCTAAATACGATCTCCCAGCCATGATCAGCTTTATTGAGCAGAAGACAGGACAGAAACAGCTCTATTATATTGGCCATTCCCAAGGCACCACTATAG GTTTTATAGCCTTTTCCACTATGCCCCAGCTGGCTCAGAAAATCAAGGTGTTCTTTGCTCTTTCACCTGTGACCACGGTGATATTTTCTCGGAGCCCGTTTAGAAAACTCTCATTCTTTTCTGACTCTGGGCTTAAG GAGCTGTTTGGCACCAGGGAGTTCCTACCACACACTGCCCTGGGGGAGCTGGTCCTCTCCAGGTTCTGTGTCTGCTCCAAGGTCTGCAAGCACATCTTGGCTACAATTTTCGGGTTTAACTGGAAGAACACAAACATG AGCCGATTTGACGTGTACATGGGACACACCCCAGCGGGCTCCTCAGTCCAGAACATCATCCACTGGCTGCAG GGAGTCCACGGTGGGGCACTGAGAGCTTTTGACGGGGGGCACGTGTACAACAGCCTTCACTACAGACAG GCCGGGGCTCCGTTCTACGACGTGCAGCACATGGAGGTGCCCACGGCCATCTGGAACGCGGGGCAGGACTGCCTGGCCGACCCCCGGGACAccgccctcctcctcccccaggtCAAGAACCTGGTCCACCACAAGCTGATCCCCCACTGGAACCACATGGATTTCGTGCTGGGCCTCGATGCCACCGAGGTTTTGTACCGGGAAATCCTTGACATCATGAAGAAGCATCCTTAG